TTCCCTTTTGGAAATGAGAACAAGGGATAAAGACTTGTTACATTTCATCATGAATATATATACTTGCTACATAATAGTATGGCCTTGAAACATATGATTTATGATAAAAGATAATTAACTTATTCAGATATTCTTACATCAAAATGTATTgtgttaattacaaaaatattattatgagagagaaaaaaaacttGTAACTAATAATATCTTTTATTCCCTTGGGCAGCTGAGATAGCTAAGATCTTGGTTGATACAAACCTTCTTTTACAGAAAAGGGTTCTCCTAGGTTTGAAAGAAGATAATCAGAACACTAAACCTTCACAAAGATCAGTTGTTCCACTGAGAGAACAACAACGAGTTCATGTACATGGAAGAGATGATGATAAAGACAAGATAATGGAATGGCTGATAACAAATGGAGCATTAGGTAGTGATAAGATTGGTGTGCTTCCAATAGTAGGCATGGGTGGAATTGGCAAGACCGCTCTGGCTCGCCTTGTTTACAATGATACAAAATTAAAGGAACATGGTTTCGAGCTTAAACTGTGGGCTACTGTATCAGCTGAGTTTGATGTTGTAAGAGCAATGAGGATTATTTAGCAGGCTGCTACTAATTCATATCTCACTGCTGACATCAATGTTTCGATTAAGGAACTTCAAGGTAGAATAAAAGATGCCTTGAGAGGCAAGAaatttctccttgttcttgacAATGTATGGGATGAAAATGAAGACAACTGGAATGTCCTAAAATTGGTCTTTACATCTGGTGCGCGTGACAGCAAGATTATCGTGACAACACGCAGCCAACAAGTTGCCAAAATTGTAGGAAGTGGGAAAACTTATGAACTATCACAAGTATCTCCTGGCTATTGCTGGAAAATATTTATTGATCATGCCTTCAATGGAGACTTGGAGTCAAATAAACATTTGCAAGAAGTTGGAAAAAGGATTGTAGTTGAGAAATGCAAGGGCCTCCCACTAGCTGTCATATCTCTTGGTGGTCTTCTACGATTCgaaaataattcaaacatatGGGAGAAGATCTTAAGGAGTCATGTTTGGGAATGGTACGAATGCCCGAACAATAATATCGTTCCTTCGTTATGGTTGAGTTATCTTTATCTTCCTTCATATTTAAAACAATGTTTTGCTTACTGCTCTATGTTTCCTAAGAATCATGAATTTGAGAAGGAAAGAATGGTCTTATTGTGGATGGCAGAAGGCTTTTTGGAAGATAACCAATTAGAAAAGAGATTAGAAGAAGTTGGtgaagaatattttgacaatctAGTTTCAAGGTCATTATTCCAAAGATCAAGTAGAGATGACTCCAAATTTATCATGCATGATTTGGTGCATGACTTAGCTATGTTTGTCTCAGGAGAATTCTGTATGGCAGTAGAGGACAATAATAGCTCAGAGCTTCTCTCGAATAAGATTCGCCATTTATCACACACAACAACATCTGTTACTAACTGTGACTCAGTTAGGAACGGTCTATCAAGAGCACTGAATTTGCGTACATGGGCAGAACTAAGTACAATAACATCACACAATGAGATCACTATAGAATTTTTTCTAGCAACAAAATTCTTAAGAGTACTATCTCTGCTTAGTTTTTCTATGCCAGCAATGTTGCCTGATTCAATTAGTAAACTTAAACATTTAAGGTATCTAGACTTATCTCAAAATTTGATAATAGAGTTACCTTCATCTATCTGCATGCTATATAATTTGCAGACACTGCTACTGTCATGTTGCATAAGCCTTAGAAGATTGCCAAAGGACTTGGGAAGACTAATAAACTTGCGTCATCTCGACACTATTGGCTCGCCACTAGAAGAAATGCCTCCACATATGGGTAATTTGAAGAAGTTGCAAGTATTACATGAATTTGTTTTGGGTAAAGGACATGACAATGCTTCAACCATTAGAGAGCTGGGAGAGCTTCACCAGTTAAGTGGAGAACTTTATATTTTGGGTTTGCAAAATGTAGCTAATGTAAATGATGCTCTTGAAGCTAATCTGAGGTATAAGGAGAAACTTACTGGCCTAACTTTGTATTGGCTGGGTGAGACCATGGACacaagaagagaaagagaggtaCTTGAAGCAATGCAACCTCACACAAACTTGAAGAAACTCATAATTTATTCGTATGCCGGTTTTAGTTTCCCTAATTGGATTGGAGATTCATCATTTTCAAATGTAGTGTCAATTCATCTGAGTCATAATAAATATTGTTGGTCCTTGCCATCACTGGGGCAGTTACCTTCACTTCAAAAGCTTGAGATCCAAAGTTTTCATGGGGTGGAGACAATAGGCGCTGAGTTTTATTATGGAAATAACCCGTCCAATAATATTACTCCATTTCAGTCCCTAGCaactttgatttttcatgacatgtTAGCTTGGAAGGAGTGGTCTACTGTTGGAGGTGATGACAGAGATGGTGGGGTACTTTCACCTTTCCCTTCTCTGAAAAAGCTTAGCTTAAATGGTTGCCCAAACTTGAGTGGGAGCTTACCTGATCTTTACACATTAGAAAGTCTCCATATTTCAGGTATATATGGCAGTTATTTTCCAGAACCACGCTCCTACTCAAGTCTCCACAAGTTGTTGTGCAAGAAACTAGAATTCCCAGGGAGCCATTGTTATGTTTCTGTTACAGAGTTAAGAATTCAATACTGTGACTCGGTTAAATCATTCCCTTTAGACTACTTCCCAAGTCTGAAGAAGTTGATCTTTTTCGATTGTTCAAGCTTGGAATCGGTTACCTTTTCAGAAGAAAATGGCATTTCAGACCTTCGTTCGCTCATTGTTTTGGAACTTTACAATTGTAGAAATGTCACGGCATTGCCTCAACACATGCAAAAGCTTCTTCCATCTCTTACTACATTAAAAATCTACCATTGTCAAGATATAAAGTTATTTCCTCAAGAAGGATTGCCATCTAATCTAAAAGAGCTTCATCTCTGCAATTGCAGCCAACTGGTGGCACAACACAAACATTGGGGTCTGCAAGGACTAAGCTCTCTCAACAAACTAAGCATTGGTggatatgatgatgatgatgaagaagtaCTCGAATCATTTCTGGAGGGGTTGCTTCCCATCTCTTTAACTGAATTGTCATTGAGTTATATTCCAAACTTACGAAAACTTAACGACAATGCCTTTCAACACGTTGCATCTCTTCATAAGTTGTCACTGCAAAGTTGCAAGAATCTGCAAGTTCTGTCAGAGCAAGTGTTCATGGGTACTTCTCTACGCTCTTTGTTCATCAATGGATGTCCTATTCTTGAAAATAGGTACCAACCAAGGAGAGGGGAAGATTGGCATAAGATTTCTCACATTCCTCACATTTCCATTGGTCACTGGTCAAGGTCAGTAATAAATGAATTCTACTTAATTTGACACATTTTTCATGTAAAGAACAGTCTCTTTTTCTAGTATAAATTTTgtgtttatgttaattttagAAGACTAAACTAGCTTTCATATTCTAATACATATTACAGGTTCGAAGAATAAGATATATGAGGAATACTGTTGgaactttgtatgaaatatgtaaaaatagaaaagtgaaGTGTGTGAGTAGGAGTCCCACATGGGATAGAAACACTACATTTTAAGTGTATATCTAGTGCAAGTTTGAGATATGGGTTTGGGCCCCAAGGGGTATCTAGTTTTGTGCGCATGGGTGAGGACTCACACACTGGACCACCACACGCGCGCAGCCGCCGACCGACCGATCCGGGTTGGCGAGTGAGgtgtcactttattttttgaagaaaaattatttaattaaataaagatttatttttatttatttatttattaattaattttaacacgTGATCAGAAGAGGTAAAACGCGATCAGTCAATGATCAATGATCCGCCTTTTCCAACTCCTCCCACGAACGATAATATTCATCGTTTTTCTTACCGTTTTTTCTTGGATCGACTTCTATATAAGTCGTATCGGTAACAACGTAAGAAATGAtcttttcaatattaaaaaaaaatcttttctttctttacgatttttctgagagcaaacagtAGGGGTATCTAGTTTTGCGCGCATGGGTGAGGACTCACACACTGGACCACCACACGCGCGCAGCCGCCGACCGACCGATCCGGGTTGGCGACCACCACACGCGCGCAGCCGCCGACCGACCGATCCGGGTTGGCGAGTGAGgtgtcactttattttttgaagaaaaattatttaattaaataaagatttatttttatttatttatttattaattaattttaacacgTGATCAGAAGAGGTAAAACGCGATCAGTCAATGATCAATGATCCGCCTTTTCCAACTCCTCCCACGAACGATAATATTACCGTTTTCTTACCGTTTTTTCTTGGATCGACTTCTATATAAGTCGTATCAGAACAACGTAAGAAATGAtcttttcaatattaaaaaaaaatcttttctttctttacgatttttctgagagcaaacagtAGGGGTATCTAGTTTTGCGCGCATGGGTGAGGACTCACACACTGGACCACCACACGCGCGCAGCCGCCGACCGACCGATCCGGGTTGGCGGGTGAGgtgtcactttattttttgaagaaaaattatttaattaaataaagatttatttttatttatttatttattaattaattttaacacgTGATCAGAAGAGGTAAAACGCGATCAGTCAATGATCAATGATCCGCCTTTTCCAACTCCTCCCACGAACGATAATATTCTTTAGTTTTCTTACCGTTTTTTCTTGGATCGACTTCTATATAAGTCGTATCAGAACAACGTAAGAAATGAtcttttcaatattaaaaaaaaatcttttctttctttacgatttttctgagagcaaacagtAGGGGTATCTAGTTTTGCGCGCATGGGTGAGGACTCACACACTGGACCACCACACGCGCGCAGCCGCCGACCGACCGATCCGGGTTGGCGGGTGAGgtgtcactttattttttgaagaaaaattatttaattaaataaagatttatttttatttatttatttattaattaattttaacacgTGATCAGAAGAGGTAAAACGCGATCAGTCAATGATCAATGATCCGCCTTTTCCAACTCCTCCCACGAACGATAATATTACCGTTTTCTTACCGTTTTTTCTTGGATCGACTTCTATATAAGTCGTATCAGAACAACGTAAGAAATGAtcttttcaatattaaaaaaaaatcttttctttctttacgatttttctgagagcaaacagtagggtgttacagagcgATACAGTTCGGTGCAGAACGTATCGTACTTATACAGAGGCTGTTTGAGATATGGGTTTGGGCCCCAAGGGGTACCTAGTTTTGCGCGCATGGGTGAGGACTCACACACTGGACCACCACACGCGCGCAGCCGCCGACCGACCGATCCGGGTTGGCGAGTGAGgtgtcactttattttttgaagaaaaattatttaattaaataaagatttatttttatttatttatttattaattaattttaacacgTGATCAGAAGAGGTAAAACGCGATCAGTCAATGATCAATGATCCGCCTTTTCCAACTCCTCCCACGAACGATAATATTACCGTTTTCTTACCGTTTTTTCTTGGATCGACTTCTATATAAGTCGTATCAGAACAACGTAAGAAATGAtcttttcaatattaaaaaaaaatcttttctttctttacgatttttctgagagcaaacagtAGGGGTATCTAGTTTTGCGCGCATGGGTGAGGACTCACACACTGGACCACCACACGCGCGCAGCCGCCGACCGACCGATCCGGGTTGGCGGGTGAGgtgtcactttattttttgaagaaaaattatttaattaaataaagatttatttttatttatttatttattaattaattttaacacgTGATCAGAAGAGGTAAAACGCGATCAGTCAATGATCAATGATCCGCCTTTTCCAACTCCTCCCACGAACGATAATATTACCGTTTTCTTACCGTTTTTTCTTGGATCGACTTCTATATAAGTCGTATCAGAACAACGTAAGAAATGAtcttttcaatattaaaaaaaaatcttttctttctttacgatttttctgagagcaaacagtagggtgttacagagcgATACAGTTCGGTGCAGAACGTATCGTACTTATACAGAGGCTGTTTGAGATATGGGTTTGGGCCCCAAGGGGTACCTAGTTTTGCGCGCATGGGTGAGGACTCACACACTGGACCACCACACGCGCGCAGCCGCCGCCGACCGACCGACCGATCCGGGTTGGCGGGTGAGgtgtcactttattttttgaaaaaaaattatttaattaaataaagatttatttttatttatttatttattaattaattttaacacgTGATCAGAAGAGGTAAAACGCGATCAGTCAATGATCAATGATCCGCCTTTTCCAACTCCTCCCACGAACGATAATATTACCGTTTTCTTACCGTTTTTTCTTGGATCGACTTCTATATAAGTCGTATCAGAACAACGTAAGAAATGAtcttttcaatattaaaaaaaaatcttttctttctttacgatttttctgagagcaaacagtagggtgttacagagcgATACAGTTCGGTGCAGAACGTATCGTACTTATACAGAGGCtgttttatcctggggacgCCGTGGTTGCTAGACTGCCGTGCACACTTCGGGCAGAGCCGTgaaacgtcttaaagagagcgacatTATCCGCGACTCAGCCAGATTATTCTATCGGTAATTCGTTCCAATTTTACTATATTTAATTTCGGTATAACAATTTTAAGACGTTCAGTTCTGCTATGGTGCACTTTCTGATGAATTTTCTGGTTCAGCTTCTAACGATATTAACAAGCCTTTCCGTTTTGAGGGATTACATTTTAACGCGATCAGTCAATGATCCGCCTTTTCCAACTCCTCCCACGAACGATAATATTACCGTTTTCTTATCGTTTTTTCTAGGATCGACTTCTCTATAAGTCGTATCAGAACAACGTAAGAAATGAtcttttcaatattaaaaaaaaatcttttctttctttacgatttttcTGAGAGCAACCTAGTTTTGCGCGCATGGGTGAGGACTCACACACTGGACCACCACACGCGCGCGCAGCCGCCGCCGACCGACCGACCGATCCGGGTTGGCGGGTGAGgtgtcactttattttttgaagaaaaattatttaattaaataaagatttatttttatttatttatttattaattaattttaacacgTGATCAGAAGAGGTAAAACGCGATCAGTCAATGATAAATGATCCGCCTTTTCCAACTCCTCCCACGAACGATAATATTACCGTTTTCTTACCGTTTTTTCTTGGATCGACTTCTATATAAGTCGTATCAGAACAACGTAAGAAATGAtcttttcaatattaaaaaaaaatcttttctttctttacgatttttctgagagcaaacagtagggtgttacagagcgATACAGTTCGGTGCAGAACGTATCGTACTTATACAGAGGCtgttttatcctggggacgCCGTGGTTGCTAGACTGCCGTGCACACTTCGGGCAGAGCCGTgaaacgtcttaaagagagcgacatTATCCGCGACTCAGCCAGATTATTCTATCGGTAATTCGTTCCAATTTTACTATATTTAATTTCGGTATAACAATTTTAAGACGTTCAGTTCTGCTATGGCTGCTACCGATGAATTTTCTGGTTCAGCTTCTAACGATATTAACAAGCCTTTCCGTTTTGAGGGATTACATTTTAACGCGATCAGTCAATGATCCGCCTTTTCCAACTCCTCCCACGAACGATAATATTACCGTTTTCTTACCGTTTTTTCTTGGATCGACTTCTATATAAGTCGTATCAGAACAACGTAAGAAATGAtcttttcaatattaaaaaaaaatcttttctttctttacgatttttctgagagcaaacagtagggtgttacagagcgATACAGTTCGGTGCAGAACGTATCGTACTTATACAGAGGCtgttttatcctggggacgCCGTGGTTGCTAGACTGCCGTGCACACTTCGGGCAGAGCCGCgaaacgtcttaaagagagcgatATTATCCGCGACTCAGCCAGATTATTCTATCGGTAATTCGTTCCAATTTTACTGTATTTAATTTCGGTATAACAATTTTAAGACGTTCAGTTCTGCTATGGCTGCTACCGATGAATTTTCTGGTTCTGCTTCTAACGATATTAACAAGCCTTTCCGTTTTGAGGGATTACATTTTAAGCGATGGAAACAGAAGATGTTGTTCTACCTGACGATGAAGAAAGTTGCTTTCGTTCTCACTGCTCTGAAGCCAGTCGTCTCTGAAGCTTCTACCGACAAGGACAAAGAGGCTGAACGCGAGAAGCAACAAAAGGATTTGGACTCCTGGGTCGAAAATAACTTCCTCTGTAAGAATTTTATTCTTAACGGTTTATCTGACGATCTGTATGACTATTATAATTCAGATAAATCAGCAAACGAAATATGGGATGCTCTGCAAAAGAAATACGATACTGAAGAAGCTAGAACTAAAAAGTATGCTGTCAGTCGCTACCTCAAGTATCAAATGGTGGACGACAAACCTGTGGAAGCCCAATCTCACGAGCTTCAGAAAATTGCACATGAGATCATCTCAGAAGGTATGACTTTAGATGAACAGTTTCAAGTTGCTGTATTAATTGATAAGTTACCCCCTTCCTGGAAGGATTTCAAAAGTACTCTCAGGCATAAGACTAAGGAATTTTCCTTAGAAAGTTTGATCACCCGCCTTCGTATAGAGGAGGAAGCAAGAAAACAAGACCAGAAAGATGAAGTGCTTGTTGTTTCAAACAACAACACTAAGAAATCCACACCAGCAATAAAAAATGAtcttttcaatattaaaaaaaaatcttttctttctttacgatttttctgagagcaaacagtagggtgttacagagcgATACAGTTTGGTGCAGAACGTATCGTACTTATACAGAGGCtgttttatcctggggacgCCGTGGTTGCTAGACTGCCATGCACACTTCGGGCAGAGCCGCgaaacgtcttaaagagagcgatATTATCCGCGACTCAGCCAGATTATTCTATCGGTAATTCGTTCCAATTTTACTGTATTTAATTTCGGTATAACAATTTTAAGACGTTCAGTTCTGCTATGGCTGCTACCGATGAATTTTCTGGTTCTGCTTCTAACGATATTAACAAGCCTTTCCGTTTTGAGGGATTACATTTTAAGCGATGGAAACAGAAGATGTTGTTCTACCTGACGATGAAGAAAGTT
The Cannabis sativa cultivar Pink pepper isolate KNU-18-1 unplaced genomic scaffold, ASM2916894v1 Contig1, whole genome shotgun sequence genome window above contains:
- the LOC115719385 gene encoding putative disease resistance protein At3g14460, with translation MFPKNHEFEKERMVLLWMAEGFLEDNQLEKRLEEVGEEYFDNLVSRSLFQRSSRDDSKFIMHDLVHDLAMFVSGEFCMAVEDNNSSELLSNKIRHLSHTTTSVTNCDSVRNGLSRALNLRTWAELSTITSHNEITIEFFLATKFLRVLSLLSFSMPAMLPDSISKLKHLRYLDLSQNLIIELPSSICMLYNLQTLLLSCCISLRRLPKDLGRLINLRHLDTIGSPLEEMPPHMGNLKKLQVLHEFVLGKGHDNASTIRELGELHQLSGELYILGLQNVANVNDALEANLRYKEKLTGLTLYWLGETMDTRREREVLEAMQPHTNLKKLIIYSYAGFSFPNWIGDSSFSNVVSIHLSHNKYCWSLPSLGQLPSLQKLEIQSFHGVETIGAEFYYGNNPSNNITPFQSLATLIFHDMLAWKEWSTVGGDDRDGGVLSPFPSLKKLSLNGCPNLSGSLPDLYTLESLHISGIYGSYFPEPRSYSSLHKLLCKKLEFPGSHCYVSVTELRIQYCDSVKSFPLDYFPSLKKLIFFDCSSLESVTFSEENGISDLRSLIVLELYNCRNVTALPQHMQKLLPSLTTLKIYHCQDIKLFPQEGLPSNLKELHLCNCSQLVAQHKHWGLQGLSSLNKLSIGGYDDDDEEVLESFLEGLLPISLTELSLSYIPNLRKLNDNAFQHVASLHKLSLQSCKNLQVLSEQVFMGTSLRSLFINGCPILENRYQPRRGEDWHKISHIPHISIGHWSRSVINEFYLI
- the LOC133032978 gene encoding uncharacterized protein LOC133032978 — protein: MAATDEFSGSASNDINKPFRFEGLHFKRWKQKMLFYLTMKKVAFVLTALKPVVSEASTDKDKEAEREKQQKDLDSWVENNFLCKNFILNGLSDDLYDYYNSDKSANEIWDALQKKYDTEEARTKKYAVSRYLKYQMVDDKPVEAQSHELQKIAHEIISEGMTLDEQFQVAVLIDKLPPSWKDFKSTLRHKTKEFSLESLITRLRIEEEARKQDQKDEVLGVTERYSLVQNVSYLYRGCFILGTPWLLDCHAHFGQSRETS